The window AGAAAGGTGCATATTCTTCCATTGGATCACCCTTGGAGGAAGTTTAAAATAAACCCATATAAAAGATCATTTTTATCTAATACAAAATAGGACATTTCTATTTAACGGAAAACAGGACATTTTCATTTTGCTGTTACAAAAAGTAATTTTTTGCTTGATAAAGAACAGTGTTTGTGTTAATATATTTTTTTACTGTTATATTATTTAAAACTTTAAAAGTGGAAAAGATATGAATTTGATAACTTTTAAAGGTGGAATTCATCCACCATGCCATAAGGAGTTAACTGAAAATAAGTTAACCACCAAGATGGAGATTCCTTCTCAAGTAGTTATTCCTCTTAGGCAGCATATTGGGGCACCTAATGAAGTTAAAGTAGCTGAAGGTGAGAAGGTTAAGACAGGACAAGTAATTGGAGAAAGTTCTGCTTTTGTGTCTGCTTCTGTCCATGCTTCTTGCTCTGGGATAGTAAAAAAGATAGGAATGTATCCTCATCCAGTCTTAGGAAGTTGCTTAGCGGTGGTCATTGAATCTGATGGGCAAGATACCTGGATCGAAAAAGAAGAACACCGTAATTGGGAGCAAATTTCTCCTTTGGAATTAAGGAAGATCATAAAAGATCGGGGCATAGTGGGGATGGGAGGAGCTGGATTTCCAACCCATGTTAAATTAACTCCACCTGAAAATAAACCTATTGATACCGTTATCTTAAATGGGGCAGAGTGCGAACCTTATCTTACAGCTGATCATCGGGTAATGGTGGAAAGAGTTAAAGATGTAGTTTTGGGATTAAAGATTATCATGAAGGTTCTGGGAGTCAAAAGAGCTTACATTGGTATTGAGATAAATAAGAAGAATGCTTTGTTTTTAATGGAAAAAGCAGTGAGGTCTGAAAAAAGAATAAAGGTGATACCATTAAAGGTAAAGTATCCTCAAGGTTCTGAAAAGCATTTAATTAAAACTATTCTCCAGAAGGAAGTGCCTTCCGGTAAATTACCAATGGATGTAAAGACCGTGGTCTTAAATGTCTCTACAGCTTTAGCGATAAAAGAAGCAGTGGTAAATGGTCTACCTCTAATAGAGCGAGAAATAACCGTGATAGGAAGACCAATTAACGAATCTAAAAATTTAAGAGTACGTTTGGGTACTTTGTTTACCGAGGTAATTAAAACCTGTGGTGGATTTGTAGAAACACCAGCGAGAGTAATTATGGGAGGACCAATGATGGGAATAGCCCAAAAGACCTTAGATCTGCCCATCATAAAAACTACTTGTGGGATTTTAGCTTTAACTAAAGAAGATATTTCTTTGGAAATTCCAAGCAATTGCATTAGGTGTGGAAAATGTGTCGATGCTTGCCCTATGAAACTTATGCCTAATATGCTTGGATTATTAGCCCAGCGAAGAAAGTTAAATGAGTTAAGAGAATATCATCTTTCTGATTGCATAGAATGCGGTTGTTGTGTCTTTGTCTGTCCAGCCAAACGTCCCTTAGTTCATTACTTTAAGTTGGGTAAATACCTTATCGCTAAGGACGATAAGAAATAGATGGCAAATATACAAACAAAGATCCTGTAAGGGTTCATTACCTTGCAGTTGGGTAAATACCTTATCGCTAAGGACGATAAGAAATAGATGGCAAATATACAAACAAAGATCCTGTAAGGGTTCATTACCTTGCAGTTGGGTAAATACCTTATCGCTAAGGAGAAGATATAAATGGAAAAGCTAAATGTTGCGGTTTCTCCTCACTTAAAGACCAAAGATTCTGTTCCTAAGATTATGTGGACAGTAGTAGTTAGTTTAATTCCTGCAGGAATTGGAAGTGTTTATTTTTTTGGTCTGCATGCTTTGGGGATTATTATTTCATCTGTGGCGGGTGCTGTCTTAACCGAAGCTTTGATCCAAAAAGTATTTCTTAAAAAGCCGGTAACTATTACTGATGGAAGTGCTGTAGTTACTGGGATATTACTTGCTTTTTCTATTTCACCTCAGGTGCCGCTTTGGCTTGTAGTAGTGGGTTCAGCCTTTGGTATTGGTATTGCCAAGCATTGCTTTGGAGGTTTAGGTTGGAATGTCTTTAATCCAGCTATGATTGGTCGGGCATTTCTTTTGGCTTCTTGGCCTGCTCTAATGACTAGATGGATCACTTCCTTCGATGCCAAGACTACCGCTTCACCTTTAGGGATATTAAAAGAAGAAGGAATAGAGGCCTTGGTAGCTTATTTTGGAAATCATGCCACTATGTATAAAAGCTTATTTTTAGGAAGTGTAAGTGGATCATTAGGAGAAACCTCGTGCCTTTTATTGTTGATAGGAGCAATAATCTTATTTATTAAAGGATATATTACCTGGCCTATTCCGTTTAGTTTTCTGGGAACGATTGCTTTACTTTCATGGGTATTTGGTGGGCAAGGTCTTTGCAATGGAGATCCTCTCTTGAATATCCTTTCGGGAGGAGTTATCTTAGGAGCATTCTTTATTGCTACCGATATGGTTACTTCTCCTACTACCAAGATAGGTCAATTAATCTTTGGTATGGGTGCAGGAGCATTGGTTGTTCTTATCAGGCTTAAGGGTGGCTATCCAGAAGGTGTTTGCTATGCAGTCTTATTAATGAATGCTTTGGTTCCCATAACTGATCGGCTGGTAAAAAGAAGACCATTTGGAATGAAAACTACTGAAATCACAGGGAAAGAAAAAGAAGGGCGGTAGAAGGCCGCCGAGGAGGATAGCTTTGCTTAAAATACTTAAAATAGGCTTTAATTTAATGGTTGTGGCTTTATTGGGAGCTATAATCTTAGCCTTTAGTAATAACATTACTGCTCCTCTAACTAAAAAGGTAGAAGAAGAAACAAAAGCCAGAGCAAGAAAAGCAGTCATCAATGCTGATGAGTTTATCCAAATCGATCCAGAAGGAAGATTTTTTAAGGCCATCAAGGATGGTAAGTTGTTAGGTTATGTCATTACTGCTCTGGCTAAAAATGGTTACGCTGGAAGTTTTGGGGTAATGGTGGGAGTTAGTCCAACCTTAAAAGTAGTAAAGATAAAAATATTAAACCAACGGGAAACTCCAGGGTTAGGAACAAAGATTGAAGAAGATTGGTTTTTATCTCAGTATGAAGGCAAAGGAGTAGAAAATTTAGTAGTGATAAAAGAAGAGACTGCGGATAAAATTCAAGCTATTACTGGAGCAACTATATCTTCTAAGGCTGTTACTGATGGAGTTAAGGAAGGGATAGAAGAGTTAAAGAAAAAGTTAACTTGTTTAGAAAAGAATTAAGATTAAATGGACTATAGTAGTTATTAACGAAAACTAGACATAGGAAATAATACCGAGCAATAAAAGATAAACTTGTTTGCCCTCAAATTAATTTGCTCTAGGTCAAATTTTCATTAATAAGTGCTATATTTAAATAATTGCTTAGATTGCTTGAATTTAACTGATTACTGAGAGCTAAGGGTTGAATTTACTTTAAATTAGGAGTGAAATGTCGATGTGGAAGATATTTATTAACGGTGTCTATAAAGAAAACCCTATCCTTCGTCTAGCTTTGGCGTTATGTCCATCTTTAGCTGTTTCTAATACAGCCTTAAATGGATTAGCCATGGGTATCTGCCTTTTATTTGTGATGGTGTGTTCAGAAGTAATTGTTTCTTTAACGCGAAAAGTTATTCATCAGCGAATTCGAGTTCCTGCTTATTTAACCA is drawn from bacterium and contains these coding sequences:
- the rsxC gene encoding electron transport complex subunit RsxC, with product MNLITFKGGIHPPCHKELTENKLTTKMEIPSQVVIPLRQHIGAPNEVKVAEGEKVKTGQVIGESSAFVSASVHASCSGIVKKIGMYPHPVLGSCLAVVIESDGQDTWIEKEEHRNWEQISPLELRKIIKDRGIVGMGGAGFPTHVKLTPPENKPIDTVILNGAECEPYLTADHRVMVERVKDVVLGLKIIMKVLGVKRAYIGIEINKKNALFLMEKAVRSEKRIKVIPLKVKYPQGSEKHLIKTILQKEVPSGKLPMDVKTVVLNVSTALAIKEAVVNGLPLIEREITVIGRPINESKNLRVRLGTLFTEVIKTCGGFVETPARVIMGGPMMGIAQKTLDLPIIKTTCGILALTKEDISLEIPSNCIRCGKCVDACPMKLMPNMLGLLAQRRKLNELREYHLSDCIECGCCVFVCPAKRPLVHYFKLGKYLIAKDDKK
- a CDS encoding RnfABCDGE type electron transport complex subunit D; amino-acid sequence: MEKLNVAVSPHLKTKDSVPKIMWTVVVSLIPAGIGSVYFFGLHALGIIISSVAGAVLTEALIQKVFLKKPVTITDGSAVVTGILLAFSISPQVPLWLVVVGSAFGIGIAKHCFGGLGWNVFNPAMIGRAFLLASWPALMTRWITSFDAKTTASPLGILKEEGIEALVAYFGNHATMYKSLFLGSVSGSLGETSCLLLLIGAIILFIKGYITWPIPFSFLGTIALLSWVFGGQGLCNGDPLLNILSGGVILGAFFIATDMVTSPTTKIGQLIFGMGAGALVVLIRLKGGYPEGVCYAVLLMNALVPITDRLVKRRPFGMKTTEITGKEKEGR
- a CDS encoding FMN-binding protein is translated as MLKILKIGFNLMVVALLGAIILAFSNNITAPLTKKVEEETKARARKAVINADEFIQIDPEGRFFKAIKDGKLLGYVITALAKNGYAGSFGVMVGVSPTLKVVKIKILNQRETPGLGTKIEEDWFLSQYEGKGVENLVVIKEETADKIQAITGATISSKAVTDGVKEGIEELKKKLTCLEKN